The Pseudomonadota bacterium DNA segment AGATTGAAGAGAGCGCTGAAAAGTTGAGAGTTCTGGCAGGCGACAACAATGCCATTGCTAAAAACGCAAGCATAATCCTGAAGTTTATATACATCCTGAAATTTATAACGCCTGCAACAGATTAGTAAAATCATATATGATTTTGATTGCCCCGCAAAAAACTGCGGGGCAATCAAAATCTTCTATCAATCATAAGGAAATGAAAAATATCACATGGCAAACTCATTATACGTATCAATTGATTATTGTTATTATAATTTCCGTGTTTTTTGTATTTTATCTTGACAAATACATGGTATTAAAAATATAATTGTGAAAATAATTACAAATATTCAAAAACCCACTGGAGGCAATACATGAGACCATATTTTGAAAAAATGCAGGACTGGGGCAAGCCAGTTAAGGTCAATGCAGCAAATGCGGAACAGATCAAAAAAGTAGAACAGGAAATAGCGGCACTTGTTGAAGAGAAGATGAAAGCTGGTCTTCCAAAGGAAACATTGAATAAAAGAGGTGAATGGACAGTTCATCAGAGACTTGAGTATATTCTTGATCCCGGTACATGGGCACCTCTCCATATGTTGTATGATCCCATGGATGAAGAATCCGGAACAACAGGCGTAGTTGATGGTCTTGGAAGAATTAACGGAAGATGGTGTGTCATTATAGGTTTTGACAACAAAGTCATGGCTGGTGCATGGATTGCCGGTCAGGCTGACAACATACTCAGAGTAACGGATATTGCAAAAAGGCTTCATTGCCCTCTCGTATGGCTTGTCAACTGCAGCGGCGTTAAACTCACTGAGCAGGAAAAAGTCTATGCCAACAGGCGCGGTAACGGTACAACATTTTTCAGACATGCAGAACTCAATAAACTCGGTATCCCTGTCCTTGCTGTCATTTATGGAACCAACCCGGCAGGCGGCGGTTATCAGGGTATTTCTCCTACTTTGCTTCTTGCCCATAAAGACTGCAACATCGCAGTAGGCGGTGCAGGCATCGTCAGCGGTATGGCCCCTAAAGGATATTTTGATGAGGCAATGGCCGAGCAGTTAATTGAAGCAACAAGAAAATTTAAATCAATACCGCCCGGTAGGGTTGAGATTCACTATGATCATACAGGATTTTTCAGAGAAGTACATCCAACCGAAGAAAGTCTTCTTGACTCTCTCAAATCATGGGTAGTGAAACTTCCCGCCTACGACGCAAGTTTCTTCAGGGTAGCAGCACCGGCAGAACCAAAATTCCCGGCAGAAGATTTATATAGCATATTAGCGTTTAATCAGAAGATGGTCTATGACGCAGAACAGTTCATGGCAAGGCTGGTTGATGGAAGCGAACATATGGAATTTAGACCTGATTTTGGTTTTGAGCTTTACACAGGCCTTGTGAAAATAGATGGATTCCTTATCGGTATTGTAGCAAACAGACAGGGTATGTTGCCGAAGGGCTATCCTAAGTATGCACCATATCCCGGCATAGGCGGCAAGTTTTACCGCGAAGGACTTATCAAAATTAATGAGTTTGTTACTCTCTGTGGCAGAGACAGAATCCCCATGGTATGGCTCCAGGATACATCGGGAATTGACGTTGGAGATATCGCTGAAAAAGCAGAGCTCCTCGGTCTTGGTCAGGCTCTTATTTATTCTATCGAACAGAGCGGTCTTCCTATGATGACAGTTATATTAAGAAAAGGCACAGCAGCAGCTCACTATATCATGGCAGGTCCTCAGGCCAACAATAACAACGCTTTTACGCTCGGCGTTGCAACAACAGAGATCTATGTTATGCACGGTGAAACTGCAGCGGCTGCAAGCTTTGCAAGAAGGCTTGTGAAAGAAAAAGATGCAGGCAAACCTCTTGCACCGGTAATTGAATCAATGAATAAAACCGTACAGGAGTATGTTGATAAGTCAAGGCCGTCCTACTGTGCAAAAACAGGTATGGTTGACGAAGTAGTAGCACTGCCTGCATTGAGAACCTATCTTGTTGCATTTGCAAATTGCTGCTATCAGAATCCGGAATCTATTACACCACAGCACCAGATGATTTTACCAAGAATTATCAAAGGTTAAATCTTAACAATTTAAATAAAAAACAGGGTGGATTTTTTATCCACCCTGTTTTTTTATGAGCCAGTCAACCATTGTTGTCATACATGTTGACAGGCGCAGGCTGTTAGTGCTATAAACTTTTTCGATTATATATTATTTTTTTGGCGGAAACAGACATTGCCGCATTTGAATCAGGTTATAAAACTATTAAATGAGCCTTTTGCAAATGTATTTAAAGTCGTTTTTCTGTGCAGGCAAGAATCCGGGACGTGTTTAAAATCACAAGGTGTTGCTTTGCGAGTGGAGATTTCTTCTTCTGCCGGAATAATATAAAAGGACAATAAATACAAAATTTTGCAGGAAGCTCGAAATGCAGGTACTATACAATGCGTAAAAGAATCTATGAAATACTGGAATATTTTAAAGAAACAGGCAATTACAGGTCATTAAAATATGTAAAGCCCATCTCTGCCGTAAAGATACTTTACAATTCAAAGGAGTATCTCAACTTATGCTCAAATAGTTATCTTTCTTTACATGTTCACCCTGATGTCGTTGATGCTGCCAGAGATGCTATTGATAAATACGGCGCCGGTATATGTTCCTCCCGGAGTGTATCAGGCAGTATCGATCTGTGTAAGACGCTTGAACATGAAATTGCGGAATATAAAGGTTATGAAAGCGGACTTATTTTTTCAAACGGGTATATGGCTAACATCGGGATAGTCTCTACAATCACACAGGAGGGGGATGTAATCTTCACAGATGAACTGAACCATTCAAGCCTTATAGACAGTACCCGGCTCTCCCGTGCAAAAAAAGTAATATACAAGCATAGCGATGCAAATGATCTTGAAAAAAAACTAAAAAAGGACAGGGCCCGTGGTAAAAAATTTATTCTTACAGAATCTGTTTTCAGCATGGACGGCGATATTGCCCCCCTGAAGGATTTGTATCAGCTTAAGGAAAAGTATGGGGCACACATGATGCTGGACGATGCACATGGAACAGGTATTTTTGGCGAAAAGGGTACCGGCGTCGAAGAATCATTCGGTTTATCCGGAAAAATGGATACACATATGGCAACCTTCGGCAAAGCGCTTGGTTCATTCGGTGCTTTTGCATTAGCAGATCCAATAGTAATAGAATTTCTTATAAATAGAGCCCGGACATTTATGTATACGACGGCATTGCCTATGTCATCCCTGGCTGCATCACTTGCAGCTTTAAGGCTTATTGAAAATAACACATCTTTTAAGGATGAATTATGGCAAAACATCGAATATGTAAGAACAAATCTCCTCAAGGCCGGTTTTGATTTAAAAAACAGTACAGGCCCTATTGTACCAATAGTTGTCGGAGAGGATAAAAAAACAGTGAAAATGCAGGACATTCTTTTGAAAAAGGGGCTCTTTCTGCAGGCCATACGTCCGCCTACCATACCGGAGGGGGCATCCAGGCTCAGGTTAACTATTGTGAGAGGCTTTACGAAGGAAGATATGGATTATGCCATAGAGACACTTATTGATGCCGGGAAAAAGATGGGGCTTATATAAAAGTAGCGATGCGTTTAGTTAAACCAGGATTTTACTCTTGACCCCTGCAATTTTTAATGGAGGAATCGTGTACGACAAAGAAAAACTGACTGAGTGGGACAAAACATACATCTGGCATCCTTTTACTCAGATGAAAGACTATATGGATATGCATCCGCTGGTAATAGAGAAGGGTGAAGGGTGCTACCTTGTTGACATTGATGGTAAAAGATACATTGATGGAATATCCTCTCTATGGGTAATTATCCATGGCCATGGGAAAAAGGAGTTGGTAGAAGCAATTAAAAAACAGGCAGAGGCCCTATGCCATTCAACCTTGCTCGGTATTGCCAATGTTCCATCCGTTGTTCTTGCTAAAATGCTTATTGATATTTCTCCAAAAAGCCTGTCTAAAGTTTTTTACTCAGATAATGGTTCAACATCTGTTGAGATTGCCCTTAAGATGGCTTACCAGTACTGGCAGCAAAAGGGAGAAAAAAAGAGAAAACGTTTCATATCCTTTACAAACGGATATCACGGCGATACGATCGGCGCTGTAAGTGTAGGCGGCATTGATCTTTTTCACAAAGTCTACGGACCGTTGCTTTTCAAAACTTACAAGTCTCCCGCACCCTATTGTTACAGATGTCCTTTAAAGCTTGAAAAAGAATCGTGCGGCATGGCTTGTATTCAACAGTTTGAAGAAGTTGTCAGAAAACACAGAGATGAAGTTTGCGCTGTAATCATCGAGCCTGTTGTCCAGGGAGCTGCCGGTATTATCGTCCAACCCGAAGGTTTTCTCTCTGCAATATATAAAATAGCCAAAGACAACGGGCTGTTGTTCATTGCTGATGAAGTAGCTACCGGTTTTGGTAGAACCGGCACAATGTTTGCCTGTGAAAAAGAAGGAGTTGAACCTGATTTTCTGTGTCTTGCTAAAGGCGTTACCGGCGGTTACCTCCCGCTTGCTGCAACTCTGGCAACTGATGAGATTTTCAAAGGCTTTCTCGGTCAATTCGAGGATTTCAAAACATTCTTCCATGGACATACATACACAGGGAATCCTGTCGCATGCAGCGTAGCAATAGAAAATCTTAACCTTTACAAAAAAGAGAGCACACTGGAAAACCTGCAAACAAAGATAGCTCTGCTAACCAGGGAATTACAGAAGTTTAACGGGCTCTCTCACGTCGGGGAGATACGTCAGGCAGGTTTTATGGTAGGCATAGAACTTGTAAAAAGCAAAAAGACAAAACATCCTTATCAGCCGAAAGAAAAAATTGGCCAACAGGTAATCATGGAAGCAAGAAAAAGAGGCGTCATCATTCGCCCCCTCGGCGATGTAATCGTTCTTATGCCGCCTCTTGCCATAGAGGAAAGTACACTTCAGGAACTTGTAAATGTAACCTACGAGAGCATAAAGGCTGTAACGGGCACATAATTCCAATATATTCTTATGGAAAGCCACCGGCGTTAGCCGATGGCGAATCAGTTCCCTGCCCTGATATTGAGTATATCCCCGTCCTGCACAATGTAGGTTTTGCCTTCAAGCCGCCAGACACCGGCTTTTTTGCATCCTGCAAAACCGTTGTAGCGCATGAAGTCGTCATAGGAAACCGTCTCTGCACGTATAAATTTCTGTGAAAGATCAGTGTGAATCGCCCCGGCAGCCTCCTGGGCATTCATCCCGTTTTTAATCGGCCAGGCACGGCATTCATCATCTCCAACAGTCAAGAATGAGATAAGGCCGAGCGTTTCAAAGGCAAGCCGTATAATGCGTCCGGCCACTGATTCTTTAATACCGTATTCTTCCATAAAAACAGCTTTTTCCTCAGGCTCCATAAGCGCAAATTCGGCTTCGAGTTTAGCGCAGGCAGTTATTATCGGGATATGGGATGGAATAATTTTTCTGATGTCGTCAATCGCGGATTCGGAGGCAGCCAGCTTCTCTTCATCACAGTTTAAAACAGCCATCATGGGTTTTTGAGAGAGAAACTGAAAACCCCTTAGTTCTTTTCCGTGTTCTTTAAGGGATTCGAGGGTGGCAAGGGGTTTGTCGGTGTTCAAATGGTCGAGACATTCGACAAGCAGGGCCTCTTCCTGGGCAAGAGCATTGCTTTCCTTTTTGCCCTGCTGCTTGCGCATCCTCTCCAGACGTGTTTCAATCTGCAGAATGTCTGCAAAGATGAACTCATTAAAGATCGTATAGAATTCACCTGAGATATCTACTGGATTCCCGTTGTCAAAGTTGCGCAGAACAAGTATGAATGCGTCGCTGTTGCGCATTTCCCGTAGGGTTTTAGCACTTATTGTTTCACTTCTTACGTTGCCTTCTTCAATTGCTACAGTATCGGATAATGCTATTCGTGCGTATATCGTCTTTTTAGGTTTAAAAATTTCCGTCAATTTATCAACGCGCTCGTCAGGGACGTCGATCACCGCGACAGCATCCGAGTTGGGCTTGCTTTCTGAGGCTATGCCGCTTAGTGCCTGAAAGAGCGTTGTTTTACCGCATCCTGTACTGCCTATGACTGAAATATTCATCTTCTCCTCTCATTGCCAACCGGAACGGGCATTGATGCCGGTGTGAGATTTGTTGCTTGGCTTTTTTTATTTACAACCGATATTATACCTGAATAAGGCATGCATGACAAGGATTTGTACTCCGGGGATTTCCTTCAGGGATTTTACCAAATTGTACTGCCGAATGATTTTGCTGAATATCCTACACAAAGATACGTACTTATCCTACATACAATATAAATATTTTGTAACAATCAATAACGATAAGGCTAATCCATTCGCAAGGATGGGACAGAAAGTCACGGGCCTTGCAAGTGCAAGCTGGACTGCCGTGAGTTATTGAACAACAGGAGAGATTATGCCAGGCAGTTTCCATGCATCCGTTAACCCCGAGGCATCAAAATCATACATCGTAAAAAGGACAATCGTATGAAAACAAAAAAGACCATTTTATCCATATTCTTACTGGCATGTACAGTGTGCTTCATAACTCTGGCTGTGCCGGATCAGGCACGGGCGTGGAGAGAATGGCCTGCGGGAACATATCCCACATATGTTACGGATTCGACCTGGAGCGAATCTATGTACAACTATGCGAATTTGGAAAACTATGCCACAATGAACTTCTCACCGGACTGGTTGAACTGGATCTTGGGTAGCCCTGCCGGGCTGTACAATAACGCCACCTATACCAACAACGGCACTGTAAACATCATCCACTATGATTGGGCGATCGGTGACGGCAATGCCTTCCTCCGGAACGGCAATACTTTCTATAACAACGGCACTGTGAACAACTACGGGAATGTTACCAGTTATTACTACTTCTACCAGGGCAACTTGTTACCATCGGTAAGTTCGGGTGTTTTTAACAACTACAATAACACGGTCTTTGAGGGCATTTTAAAGAACTACAATCAGTCCGTAGTAAACAATTACGCCGGCGCTGTCTGGGCATTTACAAGCACAGGAGGGATTCAAAACGAAGCCGTGGTGAATAACGCCGGTACTATGACCAACAACGGCACTTACCTATATAACCGCTACGGTACTTTTAACAATTCCGGTACGCTGATAAACAGCTCCGGTGCCAAGATACTTAACCAACTGGGTACCATCAACAACTCAGGCACCCTGACTAACTATGGTATACTGGACAATGCATGGGGCGGCGGCGGCACCATCAACAACACCGGTACGCTGAACAACTACGGCACAATCGACAACAGCGACAGCAGAAGTACGCTGATCCTTGCCGCAGGAAGCTCCTATGACTTTACCGGCGGTACGCTGAATAATTCTGGTACACTTATATTCAGACGCGACTTCACTTTAGGCGAAACAAAGGCAGGCGCTGTTAATCTCAATGGGGGCACCCTGCAGAACTATGCAGTGCTCACTAACCTTGCAGGACATACCCAGGGCAACGCCGGTACACTAAACAATAACTCCGGCGGTATACTGAACAACTACGGTATACTAAACAACTCAGGTACATTGAATCTGGCCGCAGGCAGTTTCTACAACTTTACCGGCGGTACGCTGAACAACTCAGGCGCGCTGATATTCGGCCGCGACTTTACCTTCGGCGCAGCTAATGCAGGTGTCATTAACCTCAATACGGGAAGTACGCTCCATAACTATGCAGTACTGACGAACTCAGCAGGCTATACTTTAAACAGTCCCTCCACGACCAATTACTCCGGAGCCACGCTGAACAATTACGGTACGATGAACAACTCAGGTACTCTAACGAATGCAGGCACACTGAACATTTACGGCAACTCCGGCTGGCTTGCCAACACAGGTACTCTCACCAACTCAGGTACGCTGAACAACTCCTGGGTACTGGAAAACAAATCCGGCGCTGCACTGACCAGTTCCGGTATACTTAACAATAATTCCACCGGCACCTTTAACAACTCCGGTACACTGACAAACTCCGGTACACTGACAAACTCCGGATATATCATCGGTACCGGCACGTACAGACAGACAGCCGGTACAACTACCAACACAGGGAGCATGAGCCAGGCATCAATAAACATCCAGAGCGGCACCTTTAATCAGCAGGCAGGCAGTCTCACAGCGCCAGGAATAACCAACAGCGGCATCTTCAACTATTCCGGAGGATCGTTAACCTTTAGCACATTCAACAATACCGGTACATTCGATCTCACCGCAAGCAGTTCCTATGATTTTACAGGCGGCACGCTGAGCAATTCAGGAACACTTTTATTCCATAATGATTTTACCTTCGGCGGAACAAAGTCAGGCATTGTGAACCTCAATGCAGGCGGTACGCTAAAAAATTATGCGGTGCTGACAAATACAGCAGGGTATACCCAGGACAATGCCGGCACACTGGTAAACTACAATACATTGTATAACAAAAACAGCGCCACGATGAATAACACCGGTACGCTGGAGCTTGCTGCAGGAAGCTTTTATGACTTTACCGGCGGTACGCTGAATAATTCCGGCACACTTATATTCAGACGTGACTTCACTTTCGGCGCAACAAAGGCAGGCATTGTGAATCTCACGGCAGGAAGCACGCTCAAGAACTATGCAGTGCTGACCAATCCGGCAGGGCATACGCAGGCCAATCCCGGGACTCTGATAAACTATGGCACGCTCAACAACGTCGGCTCTGTGTTTAATAATACAGGCACTCTGGAACTTGCTGCAGGAAGCTTTTATGACTTTACCGGAGGTACGCTGAACAATTCCGGAACACTTATATTCAGACGTGACTTCACTTTCGGCGCAACAAAGGCAGGCATTGTGAATCTCACAGCAGGCGGTAAATTGAACAACTATGCAATACTGACCGGTGCTGCAGGCTATACCCTCAGCAACCCCGGTACACTGAACAATATGTCCGGCGGTACGCTGATCCTTGCCCCAGGGAACTCTTATGATTTTACGGGCGGCACACTGAATAATTCAGGAACTTTGGAATTCAACCGTGATTTCGCCTTCGGCGAGACCAAAGCAGGCACTGTTAACCTCAATGCAGGAAGCACGCTCAAGAATTATGCGGTACTGACTAATCGGGATGGACATACACAGGACAACGCAGGCACTGTGGTAAACTACGGCACACTGAATAATAAAGACAGCGCTGTTCTTAATAACACTGGCACGATCGAACTTGCCGCAGGAAGCTCATACGACTTTACCGGCGGCACACTGAATAATTCCGGCATCCTGAAATTCAGAACTGACTTTGCCTTCGGCGAAACCAGGGCGGGTACCATAAACATGAATGGCGGCACACTGACAAATTATGCAGTGCTTACTAATCTGGCAGAAAATTCGCTTAACAACTTCGGTATTCTGAATAACAACTCCGGCAGCACGCTGAATAACTCAGGTACACTGACGAGCTACGCTGCACTGAACAATGCCGGTGTTCTGAACAACAACAATGTAATGGAACTTGCCGCAGGCAGCTTCTACAACTTTACCGGCGGTACGCTGAATAACAACGGTACGCTCATATTCCGGACTGACTTCACCTTCGGCGCATCCAATGCCGGCACCATGAACATGAGCACAGGGAGTACACTCCAGAACTATGCCGTGCTGACCAATACAGTAGGCTATACCCTGAACAACTCCGGTACGCTGAGTAATAACTCGGGGAGCACGCTGAGAAACTACGGTACGCTGAATAATAACGGCACGATCGAACTTGCCGCAGGAAGCTCCTATGATTTTACCGGCGGTACACTGAATAATTCCGGCACATTGATT contains these protein-coding regions:
- a CDS encoding 8-amino-7-oxononanoate synthase, coding for MRKRIYEILEYFKETGNYRSLKYVKPISAVKILYNSKEYLNLCSNSYLSLHVHPDVVDAARDAIDKYGAGICSSRSVSGSIDLCKTLEHEIAEYKGYESGLIFSNGYMANIGIVSTITQEGDVIFTDELNHSSLIDSTRLSRAKKVIYKHSDANDLEKKLKKDRARGKKFILTESVFSMDGDIAPLKDLYQLKEKYGAHMMLDDAHGTGIFGEKGTGVEESFGLSGKMDTHMATFGKALGSFGAFALADPIVIEFLINRARTFMYTTALPMSSLAASLAALRLIENNTSFKDELWQNIEYVRTNLLKAGFDLKNSTGPIVPIVVGEDKKTVKMQDILLKKGLFLQAIRPPTIPEGASRLRLTIVRGFTKEDMDYAIETLIDAGKKMGLI
- the bioA gene encoding adenosylmethionine--8-amino-7-oxononanoate transaminase, which encodes MYDKEKLTEWDKTYIWHPFTQMKDYMDMHPLVIEKGEGCYLVDIDGKRYIDGISSLWVIIHGHGKKELVEAIKKQAEALCHSTLLGIANVPSVVLAKMLIDISPKSLSKVFYSDNGSTSVEIALKMAYQYWQQKGEKKRKRFISFTNGYHGDTIGAVSVGGIDLFHKVYGPLLFKTYKSPAPYCYRCPLKLEKESCGMACIQQFEEVVRKHRDEVCAVIIEPVVQGAAGIIVQPEGFLSAIYKIAKDNGLLFIADEVATGFGRTGTMFACEKEGVEPDFLCLAKGVTGGYLPLAATLATDEIFKGFLGQFEDFKTFFHGHTYTGNPVACSVAIENLNLYKKESTLENLQTKIALLTRELQKFNGLSHVGEIRQAGFMVGIELVKSKKTKHPYQPKEKIGQQVIMEARKRGVIIRPLGDVIVLMPPLAIEESTLQELVNVTYESIKAVTGT
- a CDS encoding glutaconyl-CoA decarboxylase subunit alpha, with the translated sequence MRPYFEKMQDWGKPVKVNAANAEQIKKVEQEIAALVEEKMKAGLPKETLNKRGEWTVHQRLEYILDPGTWAPLHMLYDPMDEESGTTGVVDGLGRINGRWCVIIGFDNKVMAGAWIAGQADNILRVTDIAKRLHCPLVWLVNCSGVKLTEQEKVYANRRGNGTTFFRHAELNKLGIPVLAVIYGTNPAGGGYQGISPTLLLAHKDCNIAVGGAGIVSGMAPKGYFDEAMAEQLIEATRKFKSIPPGRVEIHYDHTGFFREVHPTEESLLDSLKSWVVKLPAYDASFFRVAAPAEPKFPAEDLYSILAFNQKMVYDAEQFMARLVDGSEHMEFRPDFGFELYTGLVKIDGFLIGIVANRQGMLPKGYPKYAPYPGIGGKFYREGLIKINEFVTLCGRDRIPMVWLQDTSGIDVGDIAEKAELLGLGQALIYSIEQSGLPMMTVILRKGTAAAHYIMAGPQANNNNAFTLGVATTEIYVMHGETAAAASFARRLVKEKDAGKPLAPVIESMNKTVQEYVDKSRPSYCAKTGMVDEVVALPALRTYLVAFANCCYQNPESITPQHQMILPRIIKG
- a CDS encoding DUF933 domain-containing protein, translating into MNISVIGSTGCGKTTLFQALSGIASESKPNSDAVAVIDVPDERVDKLTEIFKPKKTIYARIALSDTVAIEEGNVRSETISAKTLREMRNSDAFILVLRNFDNGNPVDISGEFYTIFNEFIFADILQIETRLERMRKQQGKKESNALAQEEALLVECLDHLNTDKPLATLESLKEHGKELRGFQFLSQKPMMAVLNCDEEKLAASESAIDDIRKIIPSHIPIITACAKLEAEFALMEPEEKAVFMEEYGIKESVAGRIIRLAFETLGLISFLTVGDDECRAWPIKNGMNAQEAAGAIHTDLSQKFIRAETVSYDDFMRYNGFAGCKKAGVWRLEGKTYIVQDGDILNIRAGN